In Terriglobia bacterium, a single window of DNA contains:
- a CDS encoding outer membrane beta-barrel protein has protein sequence MPQRAWLTVLAGLLGIVVMAVTTSAQSEDRGFTGRLWTGPAGRYVLHDNEPFDTTSFGTVGLHVQGSSPSVGGDAEYRLSHWFGIDGALAYTRMNIQFISSSAPNTALSQKLNVVPLFASLNVHFVQMRRADVWAGPQIGYLMFSNTLSYSVDGNTFAYKPSNTFSIEGFVVGTDVYLTPKFAVNAAFRWQNGDADSNGNLTIDPTFATFGVTKKF, from the coding sequence ATGCCACAGCGTGCTTGGTTAACAGTTCTTGCAGGTTTACTCGGGATCGTGGTCATGGCAGTGACGACCTCCGCCCAGTCGGAAGACCGCGGTTTTACTGGAAGGTTATGGACAGGGCCGGCCGGCCGCTACGTCCTGCATGATAATGAACCGTTTGATACGACCTCCTTCGGGACGGTTGGACTCCACGTTCAGGGCTCGTCTCCAAGCGTGGGCGGTGATGCCGAATACCGGCTAAGCCATTGGTTTGGCATCGACGGGGCTCTTGCGTACACGCGAATGAATATTCAGTTCATCAGCTCCAGCGCGCCGAATACCGCTCTGTCTCAGAAGCTGAATGTCGTACCTCTTTTCGCTTCCCTGAACGTTCACTTTGTCCAGATGCGGAGGGCGGATGTCTGGGCGGGCCCGCAGATCGGGTATCTGATGTTCTCAAATACGTTATCGTATTCGGTGGACGGAAATACCTTTGCATATAAACCATCGAACACCTTCAGCATCGAAGGATTTGTCGTGGGGACCGACGTGTATCTGACACCGAAGTTTGCGGTGAACGCTGCGTTCCGCTGGCAGAACGGGGATGCCGACTCGAACGGCAATCTGACCATCGATCCGACGTTCGCGACCTTCGGTGTAACGAAGAAATTCTGA
- the tssA gene encoding type VI secretion system protein TssA yields the protein MIEVQTLIQPVSSDSPAGESLRYSQIYDSIKGARREDDANAPQGIWQTKLKKADWKEVKSICLEALQKRSKDLQIGAWLLEACIHLDGFAGVADGFRVLTALSENFWDTLYPPLDPDDPELRYAPVSWIDEKLTLKLKLIAITRTEDERSYTWADRELGIHQVKVAARDKTPVRKGQDSGRLLQTQFDASVNLTPNDFYIDLREQLTNALEEAERFERVLVHFDKRQEGALHQMKEMLRTILHFVSELLDVRGVDVKFEPFVEREDDSIREKSDRDTANDPRDYAISGPIRSRAQAYHMLAEAAEYLMRTEPHSPTPYLVKRAVAWGSLSLGELLQQVLRNPGELTEVARLLGLDDFNPKGKKTEEGK from the coding sequence ATGATTGAAGTACAAACATTAATCCAACCTGTTTCTTCGGACAGCCCGGCCGGCGAGTCGCTGCGCTATTCGCAGATCTACGACTCGATTAAAGGGGCGCGCCGCGAAGATGATGCCAATGCGCCTCAGGGGATCTGGCAAACGAAGTTGAAAAAGGCGGACTGGAAAGAAGTGAAGTCCATTTGCCTGGAGGCGCTCCAGAAGCGGTCCAAGGACCTGCAGATCGGCGCCTGGCTGCTGGAAGCCTGTATCCATCTGGATGGATTTGCCGGGGTCGCGGACGGGTTCCGCGTCCTGACTGCCCTTTCGGAGAATTTCTGGGACACGCTGTATCCGCCGCTCGATCCCGACGATCCGGAACTTCGTTATGCCCCGGTCTCCTGGATCGATGAGAAGCTCACTCTTAAATTGAAATTGATCGCAATCACCAGGACCGAAGACGAGCGCTCATACACCTGGGCGGATCGCGAACTCGGTATACATCAGGTAAAAGTTGCAGCACGTGACAAGACACCGGTCCGCAAAGGTCAGGATTCCGGGCGGTTGCTGCAAACCCAGTTCGACGCCAGCGTCAATCTGACGCCGAACGACTTCTATATCGATTTACGGGAGCAACTGACCAATGCGCTCGAGGAAGCGGAACGCTTCGAACGCGTATTGGTTCATTTCGATAAGAGGCAGGAAGGCGCCCTCCATCAGATGAAGGAGATGCTGCGCACGATCCTGCATTTTGTGAGTGAGTTGTTGGATGTTCGAGGAGTGGATGTGAAATTCGAACCCTTTGTCGAAAGAGAAGATGATTCGATCCGAGAGAAATCGGACCGGGACACAGCGAACGATCCGCGGGACTACGCGATCAGCGGCCCCATCCGCAGCCGCGCCCAGGCCTATCACATGCTGGCCGAAGCGGCGGAGTATCTCATGAGAACCGAACCGCACAGCCCGACGCCTTACCTGGTCAAACGCGCTGTCGCCTGGGGCAGCCTGTCGCTGGGGGAACTGCTCCAGCAGGTCTTGCGCAACCCCGGCGAATTGACGGAAGTTGCACGTCTGCTGGGCCTCGACGATTTCAATCCCAAGGGCAAAAAGACTGAAGAAGGGAAATGA